Proteins from one Drosophila gunungcola strain Sukarami chromosome 3R, Dgunungcola_SK_2, whole genome shotgun sequence genomic window:
- the LOC128252699 gene encoding male-specific sperm protein Mst84Dd: MGCAPGGPCCGSCGPCCGPCGPCCGPCGPCGPCCGPCGPCCGPCGPCCGPMEKRNGLQRCCPF; this comes from the coding sequence ATGGGGTGTGCACCGGGTGGACCATGTTGCGGATCTTGTGGGCCTTGTTGCGGGCCTTGTGGACCCTGCTGTGGACCCTGTGGACCTTGTGGGCCCTGCTGTGGACCCTGCGGACCATGCTGTGGACCCTGCGGACCATGCTGTGGGCCTATGGAAAAGCGAAACGGCCTTCAACGATGCTGTCCTTTTTAG